The genomic DNA TGGTCGTTGCCTTTGCCGGTGGAACCATGCCCGACCGCATCGGCGCCTTCGGCGCGCGCGATCTCAACCTGCTTCTTGGCGATCACCGGGCGCGCGATCGAGGTACCCATCAGGTAGTAGCCCTCGTAAATCGCGTTGGCGCGCAGCATCGGGAAGACGAAGTCGCGCGCGAACTCCTCGCGCAGATCAGCAATGATGAGCTTGCTCGCGCCGGTCTTGAGAGCCTTTGCTTCGAGTCCTTCGGTTTCCTCGGCCTGGCCGACGTCGGCGCAGTACGCGACGATTTCGCATCCGAAGTGATCCTTGGCCCAGCTCAGGATCACAGAAGTATCGAGGCCGCCCGAATAAGCGAGCACCAGTTTCTTGATTTTCTCGGTCGCCAAAAGTCGACTCCCCAATTTCAGTCTTGTTCCGATGCGATCTGCAGCACTTCCGGGCGCAGCAGCCAGACCATCACGGCCTTCTGCGCGTGCAGGCGGTTCTCAGCCTCGTCGAGCACGGCCGAGCGCGGCCCATCGATGACATCGTCGGTGATTTCCTCGCCGCGATGCGCCGGCAGGCAGTGCATCACGATCGCGCCGGGTGTCGCCTGCTTCATCAACGCGGAGTTCACCTGGAAGCCCTTGAAGTCCTTGCGCCGCTGCGCGGCTTCCTTTTCGCGGCCCATCGAAGTCCACGTATCGGTGTAGACAACGTCCGCGCCTTTGACGGCTTCGATCGGATCGTTCGTGAGAATTCCGCACTCCGCCCGCCGGAACATCTGCATAAACTGCTTGTCAGGCTCGTATCCCTTGGGACACGCGAGACGCAGCTCGAAGCCGGCGAGGGCGGCAGCTTCGATCCACGAATGCGCCATGTTGAAGCCATCGCCAACGAAGGCAACGCGCAGCTTGCGCAGGTCGCGGCCGAAGCGCTCTTGCAGCGTCAGCAGATCGGCGAGCACCTGGCACGGATGCAGCAAATCGGTGAGCGCGTTGATGACGGGCACGCTCGATTCGCGCGCGAGCTCGACGCAGGTTTCGTGGGTGAACGTACGAATCATGATCAGATCGACGACGCGCGCCATGTTACGCGCGACGTCCTTTACCGACTCGCGCTCGCCTATACCGATGTCGTTCGGCGCGAGATAGATCGCGTGACCGCCGAGCTGCGCCATCCCGGTCTCGAACGTGATACGCGTGCGCAGCGAGGGCTTCTGGAAAATCATCGCGAGCGTTTTGCCGCGCAGGTACGGATGCTCGAGGCCCGCCTTGAGCTCCGCCTTCATCCGCGCTGAGAGCGCGAGCAGACCATCGAGCTCGGCCTTTGAGAGCGACGACATGTCGAGGAAGTCGCGCTTCGACGGCGCCTGCGAGCGCGCCTGATGCTTCATCGAGGCCGCCATCGTCTACTTTGCAACCGTCGTCGTAGTGAGCGCGTTCTCGATGATCTCGAGCGCGGCGTCAGCTTCCTCGCGCGTGAGATTCAACGGTGGCAGCAGGCGCAGCACGTTGCCCGCGGTGCCGTTGACGATCAGCTTGTCGCGCAGACAGGCGTCAACGATCGGGCGCGCATCGTGCCTCAGCACTACGCCGATCATCATCCCGAGGCCGCGAACCTCGACGATACGATCGCGGCCCTGGGCGAACTTGCGCAGCCGCTCGAGGATGTAAGCGCCCACTTCAGTTGCGTTTTCGAGCACGCCGTCCTGCTCGATCGCGTCGAGCACGGCGTTGGCCGCAGCGGTCGCGACCGGATTTCCGCCGAAGGTCGTGCCGTGACTGCCGGGGGTGAAGCTCGCGGCGATCTCCTTGCGCGCGATCATCGCGCCAATCGGAATACCGCCGCCGAGCGCCTTCGCAAGCGTCACGATGTCGGGCTTGAGGCCCGCATGCTCGTAGGCGAAGAACTTGCCGGTGCGTCCGACGCCGGTCTGAATCTCGTCGAGTATCAGCAGCATCTTGTTGCGATCGCAGAACTCGCGCACCCGCTTCAGATAGTCGATCTTGGGTACGACGACACCGCCTTCGCCCTGGATCGGCTCGACCATCACAGCGACTGAGCGTTCGTTGCGCGCGCGCTCGAGCGCGGCGATGTCGTCAAACGCTACCAGCGGGAAGCCGGGAACGAGCGGCTGAAAACCCTGGTGATATTTTTCCTGGCCGGTCGCGCTCAGCGTGGCGAGGGTGCGGCCGTGGAACGAGCCGAGCGTCGCGATGATCTCGTAGCGGCCGCCGCCTTCGTTGTGGCCCCAGCGGCGAGCTAGTTTGATCGCGGCTTCGTTGGCCTCGGCGCCCGAGTTGCCGAAGAACACGCGTCCGTTGCCGAACCGGTGCGCGAGCCGTTCCGCCAGACGCGCGGTCGGCTCGGTATGAAACACGTTGGAGACGTGCGTTAGTTTTTCAGCCTGATCCTTGATCGCGCGCACGACGCGCGGATTGCCGTGTCCCAGGTTGGTGACGGCGAGACCGCAGAAGAGGTCGAGATAGCGGTTGCCGTCGGCATCGTAGAGATACGCGCCATGGCCGCGGCTCCACGCGATCGGCAGGCATCCGTACACATCGACCAGATTCTGATGAGTGAGTTCGACAATTTCGGCGTTGTTCATCGTTTGTTGACCGCCAGTTAAGCCTTGGACTCGCGGGCGTTGCGCGATTCCTCGTTCAGATTGGACACGCGCGCTTTGCGCCGCACGACTTCGGTACCGATACCGGAGCGGGTGAAAATTTCGAGCAGCACCGCGTGGCGCACCCGGCCGTCGATGATGTGGGCCTTCGAGACGCCATTGGAGAGCGCCTCGATGCAGCACTCGACCTTGGGAATCATGCCCTCGCTGATCACGCCGTTAGCGATCATGCGCTTGGCCTCGGCGGAGTCGAGCGTCGACAGCAGCTTGCCGTCGGCGTCCTTCACGCCTTCGACGTCGGTCATGAGAATGAATTTTTCAGCCTTGAGCGCGCCGGCGATCTCGCCCGCGGCCGTGTCAGCATTGATGTTGTAAGTCTGGCCGGTGCGATCAACTCCGGTCGGCGCGATGACCGAGATGAAGTTCGCGGCCTCAAGCGTGCGCACGACTTCGGGATTGATCTGTGCGACTTCACCGACGAGGCCGATATCAACGCGCTCGCGTTTGCCGTGTTCGTCGGTGATCGTCATCTCCAGTTTGCGCGCGTGAATCAGGTCGCCGTCCTTGCCTGACAAGCCAACGGCGCGGCCGCCCTGGCGCGAGATCGTGGCGACGAGATCCTTGTTGATGCGCTGCAGCACCATCTCGGCGGCTTCCATCGTTTCGGCGTCAGTGACGCGCAGTCCGCGCACGAACTTCGACGGCAGTCCGAGCTTGCCGATCAGTTCGGTGATCTGCGGGCCGCCGCCATGCACGACCACCGGATTGATGCCGACGAGATCGAGCAGCACGACTTCCTGCGCAAAGCTCTCGCGCAACTCCTGCGTGGTCATCGCATGGCCGCCATACTTGATGACGAAGGTTTTGCCGCGAAACCGTTTGATGTACGGCAGGGCCTCGATCAGCATCTCGGCCCGTTTAATCAGGTCTTGCTGCACGTCCTTTTTCTCTACTCCGAAAACGCAATCAAAACAGTCTTGAACGCCTCGCGCAAATGGCGCGGGCGTTCGATTTAATGGCGCGGTAACAGGGCGCCTGGATTACAAAATGTAACGGGACAGGTCCTCGTCCTTGACGATCGCGTCAAGGCGCCCGTGGACGTATTCCGCGTCGATCGTAATCTCGCGCTGGTTCATCTCG from Candidatus Binataceae bacterium includes the following:
- the argF gene encoding ornithine carbamoyltransferase, translated to MAASMKHQARSQAPSKRDFLDMSSLSKAELDGLLALSARMKAELKAGLEHPYLRGKTLAMIFQKPSLRTRITFETGMAQLGGHAIYLAPNDIGIGERESVKDVARNMARVVDLIMIRTFTHETCVELARESSVPVINALTDLLHPCQVLADLLTLQERFGRDLRKLRVAFVGDGFNMAHSWIEAAALAGFELRLACPKGYEPDKQFMQMFRRAECGILTNDPIEAVKGADVVYTDTWTSMGREKEAAQRRKDFKGFQVNSALMKQATPGAIVMHCLPAHRGEEITDDVIDGPRSAVLDEAENRLHAQKAVMVWLLRPEVLQIASEQD
- a CDS encoding acetylornithine transaminase, coding for MNNAEIVELTHQNLVDVYGCLPIAWSRGHGAYLYDADGNRYLDLFCGLAVTNLGHGNPRVVRAIKDQAEKLTHVSNVFHTEPTARLAERLAHRFGNGRVFFGNSGAEANEAAIKLARRWGHNEGGGRYEIIATLGSFHGRTLATLSATGQEKYHQGFQPLVPGFPLVAFDDIAALERARNERSVAVMVEPIQGEGGVVVPKIDYLKRVREFCDRNKMLLILDEIQTGVGRTGKFFAYEHAGLKPDIVTLAKALGGGIPIGAMIARKEIAASFTPGSHGTTFGGNPVATAAANAVLDAIEQDGVLENATEVGAYILERLRKFAQGRDRIVEVRGLGMMIGVVLRHDARPIVDACLRDKLIVNGTAGNVLRLLPPLNLTREEADAALEIIENALTTTTVAK
- the argB gene encoding acetylglutamate kinase; amino-acid sequence: MLIEALPYIKRFRGKTFVIKYGGHAMTTQELRESFAQEVVLLDLVGINPVVVHGGGPQITELIGKLGLPSKFVRGLRVTDAETMEAAEMVLQRINKDLVATISRQGGRAVGLSGKDGDLIHARKLEMTITDEHGKRERVDIGLVGEVAQINPEVVRTLEAANFISVIAPTGVDRTGQTYNINADTAAGEIAGALKAEKFILMTDVEGVKDADGKLLSTLDSAEAKRMIANGVISEGMIPKVECCIEALSNGVSKAHIIDGRVRHAVLLEIFTRSGIGTEVVRRKARVSNLNEESRNARESKA